Below is a genomic region from bacterium.
TGCCACTGGATGTGCTGTAGATACATTCGGGCATTTATTTGTGACTGGTGTATATACCTATGGCTTAAGTGTTGACTATATGACTATTAAATATGATTTAATTACTGGCGATACTATCTGGACTCGCAGATATAACAGCCCGAGCAATGAAGACGAACAGGCAGGTGGTTGTGCTGTTGATGGTTTAGGGAATCTATATGTAACCGGGCATACTGGAAATGGTGGGAATGATGATTACTTGACTATCAAATACAATGCAGGTAGCGGGGATACAATCTGGACCCGACGTTACAGCGGGCCGGGTAGTAATAATGATTTAGCCTACAGTTGTGCAGTTGACGATTCCGGGTATTTGTACGTAACAGGTGGGTCCTATAGTGACTCACACTACGACTATTTGACTATTAAATACAATACAGTTACAGGGGATACAATCTGGACGCATCGATATCATGCCCTGGCCAATATCGGCGATATTGCGACTGGCTGTGCAATAGATGCTTCTGGAAATCTGTATGTGACGGGGTATTCCTCCAATGGAACAAATAATGATTACCTGACTATCAAATATAATACAAACACAGGGGATACACTTTGGACCAGGCGATTTAACCACTTGGCTGACAGTAGAGATGATGCTTCTGGTTGTGCAGTTGATTTATCTGGGAACCTGTATGTGACGGGTGTGTCGTATGATGATACACATGCCAACTACCTGACAGTGAAATATAACACTGCCACTGGGGATACAATTTGGACCCGTCGATATCATAGCGCAATTAATAATGATGATTATGCTAGTGGTTGTGCGATTGATGGTTCTGGGAATATATATGTAACAGGTTATTCTGGCCAAAATGCAAACTGGAACTATTTAACGATAAAGTATGATGCAACCACTGGCAACACAATCTGGACCACGTGCTACAAGGATAGTTCTGATGCAGCCCATAGCTGCACAGTTGATGGTTATGGGAATTTATATGTGACTGGGGTTTATGATAATGGCGTGAACTGT
It encodes:
- a CDS encoding SBBP repeat-containing protein, whose product is MFKKVYLCVIAVIVILLPSILTAQAPDTLWTRRYNGPDNYVIYATGCAVDTFGHLFVTGVYTYGLSVDYMTIKYDLITGDTIWTRRYNSPSNEDEQAGGCAVDGLGNLYVTGHTGNGGNDDYLTIKYNAGSGDTIWTRRYSGPGSNNDLAYSCAVDDSGYLYVTGGSYSDSHYDYLTIKYNTVTGDTIWTHRYHALANIGDIATGCAIDASGNLYVTGYSSNGTNNDYLTIKYNTNTGDTLWTRRFNHLADSRDDASGCAVDLSGNLYVTGVSYDDTHANYLTVKYNTATGDTIWTRRYHSAINNDDYASGCAIDGSGNIYVTGYSGQNANWNYLTIKYDATTGNTIWTTCYKDSSDAAHSCTVDGYGNLYVTGVYDNGVNCGYLTIKYNTATGVTGKPEFPMTVSKLKLEQNRPNPFSQHTTISYQLSSSGPASLNIYNAAGQLVKTFNMGQQQAGYHQVEWSDSNTPAGVYFYRLTAGNYQATKKLVVLK